The Terriglobus roseus region CGAGGGCGCACAAATCCTAGGGTGTCGGAATGGATAGAACAAACTTTCGATGAATCGGCCCGGATTTAAAGGTAGATTGAATCATCACCAGAAGTCGTTTGCAGGTTGGGCTGAATGAAGGCAGTACAGGGCGAGATTACGCAACTGCTCATCAAGTGGAAAGATGGCGAACCTCAGGCATTTGAAGAGTTGATGCCGCTGGTTTATCCGCACCTCCGAGAAGTCGCGGCGGCTTATATTCGGCGCGAACGGACACCTGGATTGATGCAGGCGACAGCGCTGGTTCACGAGCTCTATTTGAGGTTGTTGAGTGAGAATCGGGCGGCGTTGGAAGACCGTGTGCATTTCTACACGTTTTCCGCCAAGGTTATGCGCCTCATTCTGATTGACCATGCCAGAGGTAACAAAGCTCAACGTCGCGGAGGTGGTCTGCAACATGTGCCATTGAGTGATGACATGCTCTGGGTGGATGTCGGTAGTCCAGAGATTCTCCAACTCTCCATCGCGTTAGAGGAACTGCAGCTGGTGGATGCTTACAAAGTACAGCTCGTCGAGTTGCGGTTCTTTCTCGGTTGCACAGCAGAAGAGACGGCAAGCTTGTTGCAGGTGTCAAAGGCGACGGTTGATCGCGATCTGCGCTTTGTGAAGGCATGGTTGTATCGCCGTCTATATCCGGAGAACGTAACGGCCCCAGTCTCGAAGTGATTCACTGTTGTACCGTTTTACGCAGACTGCAATGTAGAGCTTGTAGAAAATGCTTCACATAAGAGGCCAATGGATAATTCTGCCGAGTGGTTGCTGCGCACGGAAACGATCTTCCACGAAATCATCGGAATTGGCGAGCCAGAACGTAGCACTGTTCTTGAGGAGCGCTGCGGCGACGATGCCGCCCTGCTTAAAGAAATACGCTCGTTGGTGATCGCCTACGAGGCAGAAGAGTGCTACCAGAGAGAGGCTGCTGAGGCAGAACAACCGGTCGCAGGTGAGCCGCACAGAATTGGCCCATACGCCATGGATAAGCTCCTGGGTCGAGGCGGCATGGGTGCCGTGTATCTGGCTCATCGGGTAGATGGCCAGTTCCAGCAACAAGTCGCTATCAAGATAATCGACTTGCCCCTTGCAACCGATCTCTTCCGCGACAGATTTCGCACGGAACGCCAGATACTTGCTGGCCTGTCCCACCCGTATATTGCGCGCTTGCTGGATGGAGGCGTGAGTCCGGATGGTGAGCTGTACCTTGCGATGGAGTACATCGAAGGCGTTTCGATCACGCAATACTGCGAAGCGCATTCGCTGAACGTCAGTCAAAGACTCGCGCTGTTTCACAAGGTCTGCGAGGCGGTTCAGTACGCGCATCAGAACCTGATTGTGCATCGCGACCTGAAACCAGACAACATCCTGGTGGACGCTGATGGCCACCCGCATCTGCTGGATTTCGGCACGGCCAAGATCCTGACGCCATTGGCGAACACTGAGAGAGATCTGACGCAGGCCGGATTTCAGACGTTTACCCCGCGCTACGCCAGCCCGGAGCAGGTGCTGGGACAACCCATCACGATTGCTTCCGACATCTATTCTCTTGGTGTTCTACTTTACATTCTGCTCACCGGCGTTCCTCCCTATGAACTAAATGAATTCAGCACGGAAGAGATGGTGCGAGTGATCTGTGGGCATGAGCCACGGAGGCCCAGCGCGGTCGGCACTTTGGGCAAGCTCGATGCGGATGTAGACAGTATCGTCTTGAAGGCGCTGCGCAAGGAACCACAAGAACGCTATGCGACGGTGGACCAGATGGCCGCGGATGTGCAGGCGTATCTGGAACAAAGACCTGTCCAGGCTCGACGTGGAAACAGAAGCTATCTTGTAGGTAAGTTCGTCCGTCGCAATAAGCTTGCAATTGGAGCGGCCAGTCTGCTGTTTGCTAGCGTGATCGCGGGCGTTGCGGGAGTGGCATGGCAGTCTCGCAACGCCAATATGCAACGCCGCAAGGCAGAATCTCGATCTGAGGATCTGCGCCAGCTCAGCGCCAGTCTCTTGTCTGAATTGGATGATGCAATCAAGGAACTGCCAGGATCAACGTCCGCACAAAAGCTGCTGGTAACACGTGTGTTGGAGCATCTTGATCGTATGTCAGCGGATGGCGCCGACGACCAGTTGACGCAGCTCGATGTGGCAGATGGCTACACGAGGATCGGCAATCTACAGGGCAATCAGTATGACCAGAACATCGGCGATGCCGTAGGTGGCCTTGCAAGTCTTGATAAGGCCGTGGTGATTACGGAAAAGCTCAAGACGTTGCATCCCAATGATCCGGCTGTGCAGCATGCCTACGGATTGGCAGAGCAGTCACGAGGAGAGGTCCTGTTCGGTATGGGACGTCTTAAGGAATCAGTTGAGTCCCTACGTCGTGCCAGCACGACCTTTGGCGATCTGGCGCTTGCACCCAAAGCGACATCGTTGCAGATGAGCGAAGCTGCGACTGCTTATGGTGGGTTGGGAGACGTGTTGGGACAAACAGGGCGCTTAAGTCTGGGAGATTCACAGGGTGCTCGGGACGCCTATCGTGCTTCGCTTCGCTTTCAACAGAGCGCTCTTCAGGCTGATCCGCACTCTGCGCGTGCGCGACGCAGCCTTCCCATTTCGATGATGAAGATTGGCAACACAGAATTTGACCGCGATCCGTGGGTAGCCAAGGAGCAATACCAAGCCAGCCTGCAGGCAATGGAGAACTATCCTGCCGAGTTGAAAAAGGGGTTTGCCTACACGCGTACGTACGGAGGAATCGCACGCAAGTATGCAGCGGCACAGGCGGAAACCGGCGACTATGCTGGCTCTATCAAGACAATCGAAACATACCGGCCCGCGATGGCTGCGTACGTTAAGGCCGACCCGACAGATGATCGAGCCCTGGCGGACCTGAATGCCTTCATGGAAAATGAAGCCGGTTCCTACGAATCGCTGATGAATCCGTTGCTCAATCCGGTCGATGCAAATCGCCCAGAGTATCGAGCACATGCGATTGCTCTATTGGAACAAACGGATGTGAACTACTCGATTTTGATGAAGCGGAACCCGCATGACGAAACATCGAAGGGAGCTCAGGCAGATGTCCAAGTGCGCCTCGGCGTGCTGGAGCAGGCAAATGGACAGCGGGCGCAAGGGGCAGCCAAAGTAGAGCAAGGCCTGGGAACATTGCATGAGTTGGTGCAGCCTGCCAACGCTCCTGTGTTCCTTCTGGATCAGATTTCTACGGATCTGCTTCGGATCAAGCCCCTTTCACAACCAGATCCGCAGGCGGAGATTCAGTACGCGCTGCGAGCCGTTGCACTGAACGGGCAGAAGCCGATATATCGTCTCACTCTGGCGCAGTCCTATCGCTCTGTCGGCGATGTGGACAAGGCACATGACGCTGCTCGGGCAGGTTTGTCACTGCTCGCTCCGGCACGCCCAGGCGAAGGAACGACGCGCACCCGGCGTCTTCTGGAAGCTGAATTGAAGTAGCCAGTCTCAACGGGAAAATAATCTCGAAAAAATTCGAAAGCGGTGAGTCATTGTTTGGCTTGCTTCCGCACCTCTCAGTAGCCGACGCATAGCAGTTTCTGCAAGAGCGGCGAGAACTCCAAGAGGTGCTCCATGCTTTCTGCCCGGGTCCGTCCCACTTTCCATGCCATCGTTCTCTCAATTGGTCTTCTCATCAGCCTCTTTGTGCTGAGCCTGCCGGCGTATGCACAGCCGAAGTTGACCACGCTTTCTTCCAATCTGAACGACACCTGGGAAGGTGCTATTCAGGCCAGCGATGGCAACTTCTACACCACGTCCATCATCACCATGCGGGTCTCAACGCCCTATTCCTGCGAAGACAATCCTGCCGACACCTGCAGCTACATCACCAAGATCAAGCCCGATGGCACAGCCACCATCTTCCACACCTTTCATGAGGTAGACGGCCAGAACAACGTAGACGGCATGTCGCCGAACCCCATCATTGAAGCCAGCGATGGCAACTTCTATGGCTCTGCGCTGATCGGCGGCGCTGGAGGCATCGGCACGATCTTCAAGATCACTCCTGCAGGAACCTTCAGCGTGATCTTTACGTTTACTCACGCGTATACGAACGGTATTGAAACCAGCCTTCCGTATGGGGGTTATCCTGGTCCGCTCGTCGAAGGCAGTGACGGTTTCCTTTATGGCACAACGCAAATTGGTGGCCCGGTCGGCACTGACTACGGAACGATCTTTAAGGTAAGCAAGACGGGCGCAATGACCGTTCTTCATGAGTTTCCGGGCTCCCGAGTAGGCGATGCCCGCAATTTCCCTGACGGCCTGCTTCCCATCTCGCTCATCCAGGGCGCGGACGGAAACTTCTACGGCACCACACTGCAGTCTCCCCAGGATTCCAAAGGAAACTTCCTCGGTCTGGGTACTATATTCTCCATCTCCTCCACAGGATCCTTCACCACTCTGCACAACCTGGCCATTGATGGCAGCGAGGGGACACAGCCCTTCGGCCCACTCACACAAGGCCCTGATGGCAGTTTTTACGGAACGAATAAGGCCTTCGGGTATACCGGTACGCCCGATGCCCAACTCCCTGCACCGCTTGATACCTACAAAACCAACGGCAACTTTTACAAGATCTCCAACACCGGCAATTTTCAGGTTCTGTACAACTTCACCGGTCAGGCTGACGGTCGAGACCCCAGCCCTTACCTCACCCTGGGTAGCGACGGAAACTTTTATGGCGCTACGCGCTATGCGGGCAGCAACACTGGCTGCGCCCCCTTCTCTGGTTGTGGCGTTCTGTTCCAGATGCAGCCTTCCGGTACGGAAACCGTGCTCTACAGCTTCCTCGGCACGAAGGACTCCGGCATCCCCTACGGTCCACTCGTACAAGCGAACGACGGCAGCTTCTATGGCACCAACGAACTCGGTCTCACCGGAACAGAGAACTACGTCCCTGGCTCGTTTTTCAATCTCGCTCTCAAGCCTGCTCTGAAGGGGCCCATCCAGATCACCTTCTCGCCCACCACTGTCAACGCGAATCAACCCGTCACCTTGAAGTGGTCGGTATCAAACGCCTACTCAACGACAGCTCAACAGTGCCACGCCTCAGTGCTCGGTATGCCTGCCGGGTCCGGCGCATGGAGTGGACCGCAGTATGGTGCAGCCACCAGCTCAGGCTTCGGTGGCAGTGCAACCCTCACCCCCACCCAGGAAGGCACGTATACCTATGTGCTCAACTGCGGTGGAACAGAAACGGGAACAGGAACGCTCGTCGTTGGCAATCTGCTCACGGTGCAGACGACGTCCTTACCCAGCGCGACTGTTGGCAATGCATACTCGCAGGCTCTTGCAGCTACAGGTGGAACACCGCCCTACACCTGGTCGCAACTCTCCGGCGTGATTCCTTCCGGTCTCTCCTTTGATCCCACGACCGGCGTTGTCTCCGGCACACCGGATCAGTTTGTTGACGCAAGCCTTTCGTTTCAGGTCAAAGACTCTGCATCCCAGCCCAACACGGCAAATGGCATCGTCACACTCTCGGTAAAGTCCGGACTCATCATTAACACCATCTCGCTACCCAAGGCTACGGTGGGCGTCAAGTACACGCAGGCCCTTTCAGCGTCCGGCGGTAAGGCTCCCTATAGCTGGTCGTTGCTGTCCGGCAAGCTGCCTGACGGTATCGTCTTCTCTCCCTCCAGCGGCGTCTTTTCCGGAACACCCACCACACCCGCCGCTGCTGGCTTCTCCGTTCAGGTCAAGGATTCCGAGGGCACACCCGCAATCGTCTCTGGCTCCGTCAGCCTCGATATCGTTCCACCCACCCTCGCCATCACCACGACGACCGTCCCCACCGCACAGGTCGGCAAGAATTACTCCGTTGTTCTAGGGACGACCGGCGGTACCGCCCCTTTCACCTGGAGCCTGACCAGCGGTACGCTGCCCAAAGGCATCGCTCTGAACGCTGCAAGCGGCATTCTAAGCGGTACGCCGCAACAGTTCGGCAACGCTACGATCTCGGTTAAAGTCACTGACTCCAGCACACCGCAGATGACTGACTCTGCAACTTACCCTCTCACAGTCATCTCAGGACTCGACATCACCGATACGACTGTTGGGGACGGAAAGGTGGGTACGCAGTACTCCGCGGGCCTGACGCCCACCGGTGGCACCCAGCCCTATAAATGGTCAATCATTAATGGCGCGCTTCCGGCAGGCCTTACTCTGAATGCCGACAGCGGCGTTATCTCCGGCACACCCACAACGCAACAGGTCTCCACCTTCACCATCCAAATCCTCGACAACGAAGGCACGCCAGCAGCTACGACCAAGACTTTCAACATCAATATTGCAGCGGCTGCACTGGCCGTCAGCACAACCACGCTCAGTTCTTCTGCGGTCTCTACAGCGGTTGGGCAAAGCGTTACTTTTACCGCTACGGTAAGCGCAACAACCGGCGTGCCCAATGGAGTGGTGACCTTCTACAACGGCAGCACACCTCTCGGCACAGGCAATCTGAACAACTCTGGCGTTGCCACCTTCACCACTACATTTACCAGCGCAGGCATCTTTCCTATCACCGCGGTCTACGCGGGAAATGGAACCTCAACGGGTAGTACTTCGGCAGTGTTATCAGAGACTGTCGTCGCCGTTGGCATCTCCGCTGCGTTCAGCCCTGACAGCCTGACAATCACCAGCGGAAGCTCAGGGACGCTCACCCTTACGCTTACACCTACAGGTGGTTACACCGGAACGGTGACCTTCTCCTGCGGCACGCTACCTGCACACGTCACCTGCTCCTTCGCTCCACCATCGGTGACCATAACGTCCAGCACGACAACTGCAACTGACACACTCACCATCAACACAGCATCAACTGCAACAACGGCAATGCTGGATCCCACCACGGGCCATCGAGGATCACGAGGAAGCAGTCTCCTCGCGCTAGCGCTGCTCTTGCCGTGCTCCATGTTTGCGCTCTTAAGGCCACGGACACGACGTCTGCTTCCGCGCCTGTTGATGCTGGCCGTTGTTTGCTGCGGGTTTGTTGCAATGACGGGGTTGTCCGGTTGCGGTTCAACCAGCCCTAATGCAAGCCCCGGAACATACACGGTTCCTGTGACGCTCACTTTGTCTAGTGCTTCCACTCAGACGATCAACGCCACCATCGTAGTGAAGTAAATCATTAGATACGAGTTGGCAGAACGGCTTCCGTTCTGCCAACTCGCTACCGCCAACCAAGCAAATAGGGCGGAACTTGCATCATGAATAAACGCCGACCGCAACGGGAAAGTCTCCCAAAGAGCCTTTGAGACAAGCGGAGCGAAATTTCATAAGGTTTATTATTCGATAGTGGACGCAGTAGGAATCGAATCAAAAAGATAGCGTACTTTCAACAACATACAGGGCAGCGGATGACACCCTAGACCAGAGCGTGCGGTACCGTTGCTTGCGGCGGACTTCATGCCACCGCGTATCCCGGACATTGCTTTCGAACGTATTGAAGTGCCTGCGCGTACTGAACAGCTCGCATCAACGATTCGGATCGACGCTCCGGCCGAAGTCACCGACGCCAGATGATCACACTTGGCGTTCAACAGAAGAAGCGTTCGATCCGAGGCACCGTGAGCGATTCCATCTCGGAAGCAAGGGATCAGGCCAAGAGCCAGCTCAAAGACCACCACTATGTCGACGTCGTAGAGAAATGGGCGATCAATTGCCCTACCATCCGCAGTTTCTATGGCGAAACACGCACTTCAACGCACCGCTGAGCCAGGACTCCTCCGCACCGGATGTCGTTCGACCTACGTACGACGTAGAGAAGCTGCACGGCATGCTGCCTGAGGGCACACTCCGGGCGAGTTTGATGACCTCGTTGTCCTCGGGTCGCGACCATCGTGGAGACGTAGTCGATGGTGTGATCACGCGGCCGTTTTTCTCTGCAGACAAAACTAAACTGATCGTGCCGGAAGGAGCGGTGCTGCACGGAAGGTGGTTCGTGCGAAGTCCGCGCGATGGTTTGGTCGCAATGGAAGTTTGCGTTTTACGTTCGCCTCTGTGGACATACCTGCTGCTGTGACCTCTAACGAAAACGCCGGATCCGCGCCGCAAGCGTTGGAGGTGCACGGACGGTTATCCGCTGCGGAGCCTTCGGAAGGCGAACACGTCACGATGGATGAGGAAGGACAGATCAAGGCCAGCGATGGTCCAGCCAAGTATGCCGAGTCACTGATCCTTGGCGCACTTGCGATCGCATCAGCCCCTGACGACCACGATCAAGGAACAAATGCTGGAATAGGCTCGTCGACTGTTGCTTCCAACGGATTTGGTCTCATTGCGCGCGTCGTCTCGCTTACGACATGCGACCGAAACATCGTCCAAGGATTTGCCTATTATGCGCTGGCAATCTGTCTACTTTCACTTCATTGCGCGCGGCCACCAGACCACGTTCCCACGTGGTACCGAGATTGAGGTTGCTTTGAGTAAGAGATAGGACGGAGCATTGCCATGAGATCTCCAGAATGAAACGCGAAACTCATCGCAAGCAGTTCCCGTTGGAGGATCCTATGAAGAAACTCGTCGTTCCCACCGTACTGATGCTGGCCAGCAGTGTTGCCTGCTACGCCGATGCGGACAAAAAGATCACGGAGGCGCAATTACCGGCTGCGGTTCGCGCCACAGCGCAGCGCGAAACCTCGGGCGCTATGGTGAAGGGCTATCTTACCGAAATAGAACGTGGCGCTCGAGTGTACGAAGTCGAGACCATGGTGTCGGGACATTCACGCGATCTGCAGATCAGCGCGGACGGAACATTAACAGAAGTCGAAGAAGAGGTTCCTTTCGACAGACTGAGTGCGAGTGTGAAGGCCGGACTGATGGCCAAGGCAAAAGATGCCAAGATCGTCAAAGTGGAGTCCCTGACAAAACGTGGCAAATTGGTTGCCTATGAAGGCTCGACGGTGAAGGGATCACATCATGGAGAGGTTCAGGTTGGCCCGGATGGCCAGCCCCTTAGCCACGAAGAATAGTGAATAGAGCAGGGGGGCTGTGGAGAGTTCCCATCTCTACACAGCCGCTTGATTCTCTTAGATCAGTGCGTCTCGTCATCGAGCCATCCGTCGAAGGTCTTTTCTCTAAAGCAATCAGTTGGTTCGCGTCGAACGCGAGGCTCCAAACCGGCTTTGTAGCCCCACGCATCGTTTGCTTGAATCCTCGATTGAGATCAACTCTAATTTCTGCGACGATCCTGCAAACGATGTATGGCTGACTTTAGCTTGAGAAGAATTCTCACCTGCAACGATCCGACACGAACGTTACGTTCGACACGATGTACTGGGTTATCGTTCAACAACCATCAGGGTGAATGTATCCGGTAACACTGGGCCTCTCTTGCCCCCCGCGGTCATGGGGCCAAACTTTGCCGACACCAAATAAACACGATGCTTCACTGGATCGACGCCAAGATTTCTGGAGCCGACCGGCGTCACAACACTTTGCACAGCGTGATAGGTATCTGGGCCATCCTGATGAAACACCGACAGAGTGCCGTCCGCATTGGACATGAAAATATCGCCTAAAGCCGGATCAAAACCACCACCATCAACTCCTTTTTCAATCGGCAAAGTCGTTATAACCTTCCCGGCAACGTAGTCAGACACAGCCATGACGCCGCTACGGCATCCGCTGAAAAGCCGATGATGTTTCGTATCGATCGCCATGGATACCGGGAGCTTGCATGTCCCCGTTGACCAGCGGCGCGTCACAGCCAGCTTGGCCGTGTCGACCTCTGCGATTTCGTTCTTATCCTCCAGGTTGACGTAGAGTTTGCCGTCTCCTGCGGCCGCACCGTACTCAGGCTTGCCACCAAGGGGTAGATTTTTTATAAGTGTTCCTTGCTTCGCGTCTATCACAGTCGTAGAATTCGCGTCGCCATTCAGGCTGAAGACTCGGCCAGAGACGTTGTCATACACAATCGCATCGGCATCGTCTGCAGCTGGAATCCGTTTCAGAATTGCGAGCGTTTTTGTGTCGAACATAACGACCGACTTGTCTTCACTGGACGTGAGGAAGCCGTGTCCCGTACCGGTTGCAATCGCCGTGCCGTGCGCTCCATGAATCTCTTTGATCTCGGCAGTGAGCTTGCCTGTCTCCTCGTCGACAACCATCACGCGATCCTCTCGCGCGATAAAGAGGCGATGACTCGAAGGATCAGGGATGATGTAGTCCCAACCACCAGTTCCACCCAGCACGTACGTATGACTCACATGGTAAGACGCGGGAGACTGCGCCAACAGACTTGCAGTCGTAGTCAGAATTGCGGCGAACAAGGGCATGGCACGCATCGGTGATTTACCTTCCAGATTATCTGCGCAGATCGTTCTGCGAATCATATGGTGGAGGTTACTCCTAAACGCTTAATGCATCCTTAAGGCATCGATTCTGCACCGGCCCGCAAACGTTCTTAAGACACCGTTAAGGTCGGGCGAGCGACTCTATCTTTGCTACGGCCTGCACGATGGATAGAAAGCGCCGTCCCCAGACAATCACCAGAATTCCGAGATACGGTCAAACTCAAATGTTGATTATGGTCGCCGAAGACGAAGAGGAACTCGCGCTGGTTCTGCGTCGGGGACTAACCGAACACAATCACACGGTAGCGTTGGCGATGGATGGTGAAGAGGCACTTCATTTGGCAGAAGTCCATGCTTATGACGCATTGATTCTCGATATCATGATGCCGATCCGCAACGGGCTGGAAGTGGCACGATCGCTTCGCCGCAAGATGATCGACACACCGATCCTCATGCTCACGGCAAGAGACAGCAACGAAGACATCGTTATGGGTCTGGACGCGGGCGCCGATGACTATCTGGTGAAACCATTTTCCATGAAGGTTCTGTTGGCTAGGCTTCGCGCCCTTTCCCGACGATCCGTGCAACCGCCCACAGATGTGTTAAGAGTGAGTGATCTCTCACTTGATCCGATTGCACATCACGTCATCAGCGGGGGGCATGCTGTCAGCATCACGCCTACGGAATATCGCATTCTGGAACACCTGATGCGTCGTGCGGGGCGCGTCGCCTCACGCGATTCCATCATCGACAGCGCCTGGGGTCCCGCGGAAGAGGTCGAATACAACACCGTAGACTCATACATCAAATCGCTTCGAGACAAGCTTGAACGTAACGGGCAGCAGCGTGTGATTCATACCGTGCGCGGTTACGGGTATGTGGTTCGGGAATGCGCGTGAAGAATTTCGCATTTCCGCGAACGCTGCGATTCCGTATCACTTTGTTAACCGCGCTATTACTTCTGGTCACATTTGCGTTGACCAGTGTATTTGTTCTGTACTCCGTGCGACACGCCTACGAAGAGACGGTGGACCTTGAACTTCGAGCACGATTTCAGGCGGCAAAAGAGACTCTTTCAGAAACGAAGACAAGAGTGGACTGGGCCGAGGTTCTAGAAGATCAGGAAGCACTGGGTCCAGCCGGCGCCTGGATGCAGATTAGCGATTCCAAGGGTCAGTTTCTCTATCGTTCCGACGCGCTTCGAGCCCTTCCTCCTCCGCAGCAGCAAAGTAAGTTTTCGGACAATGGTTCGCTGAGGACGGTTCGCATCAACCATCGATTGATGCGAGTCCTGACAGGTCCATTTGATGAAGCGATTGTGCAGATCGCGCTGCCGTTGAATGAGTTCTCGGAAATGGTGGAGAAGCTTGAATGGATGTTTATAACGACACTGCCTTTGATCCTGAGCCTGGCCATTCTCGGAGGGCATTGGTTAGGCGGACGCTCTCTTAAGCCAGTTGAAGATTTCGAAGCGACACTCGCGCGCATTACAACCTCAAACCTGTCGGAACGCTTGATTGTAGATGGTGCGGGAGATGAGCTAGAGCGCCTCGCAGCGACGGCGAACGAAATGTTGACTCGGTTGGAGGCTTCGTTCGACACCATCGCTCGTTTCACTGCCGATGCGTCGCATGAACTTAGAACGCCCGTTGCAATTGTCCAAACCACCGGCGAAGTCATCCTTATGGCCGACCGCACACCAGATGAACATCAGCAAGCTTGGCGAACGGTGTTGATGCAAACGGATCGCATGGGGCGCTTGATCGAGGATCTGCTCGTGCTTGCGCGCACGGATTGCAGAGAGCCCGAGACCTCATTTGAACCATTGGACCTGGGCACCTGCATAGCAGACGCAATACGTGACGTCCGTATTCTTGCGGAAACCGCTGAGATCACACTGACAGCAACATTGGTTACGCCATGCATTGTCATAGGAGACACTGACGCACTTCGTCGCGTGTTTCTGATCATCCTTGAAAACGCAGTCAAATACACGCCTGCTGGTGGCACAATCGAAGTTTCGATGAAGTGCAATCGCCGAGGTATCCAGGAGACAGCGATAGTTTCCATTCGGGATACTGGCATCGGTATCCACGAACAAGATCTTCCGCGTATTTTTGAGCGCTTTTACAGAGTATCGAGAGACCGTTCGCGTCGCACCGGAGGTGCCGGGCTTGGGCTCTCGATCGCGCAATCATTCATCCTGCGTCACAACGGAACCATTTCCGTTACCAGTGTCCCATTGCAGGGTTCTGTATTCGATATCGAATTGCCTCTAAGCAACAGTGCCGTCTTCACCGAATCTCCAGAATGAAACGCGAAACTAAACGCTATGCGCGTTTCAACACAACTTCTGGCATGGAGCCTTACTCTTCCCGTAATCTGCTCCGTCAGTGCACAACAAGCTGTTTCATTCCATGGCTCTGTTGTTGATTCCACCGATGCTGTGATTCCTGGTGCGACGATTCAAATCCTTGACGCTTCAGACAAGATCGTCGCTGAGACACACTCAGACTCTGCCGGCCATTTCGTGTTCCGTTCCTTGCCCTCTGGACGATACGACCTATCAGTTCCCGCATACAACACATTTGCCGCACTACGCACGCACCTGCGACTCGACGCCACGGTTGACGCATTTAAGATCACGCTCGCCGCGGAATCGATCACACAGGACGTGCAAGTCGTCGCGGAAGAGCCTCTCTCCGTCGACCCCGCAGCCAACACCGACACGGTAAAGGTCACCGGCGAGCAGTTGCGGAAAGCGCCCATTTTCGATCAAGATCCCATCGCCACCATGTCCGCGTTTCTCGACGACGCATCCGGTTCGTCCGGAGGTGTCACCATCATCGTGGACGGCGTGCAAGTTAAGAACCTTAACGTTTCCGCCTCTGCCATCCAGGAGATTCACATCAACAATGATCCCTATTCTCTGGAGTATCAACGCCCCGGCAGAGGGCGCATCGAGGTTCTCACCAAGCCCGGCTCAGCACAATTTCATGGCGAATTGAACTTCACCTTTCGTGATGCGGTATTCAACGCGAAAAATCATTTTGCAGTAGTAAAGCCACCGGAATCCCGCCGCATTTATGAAGGGCATTTGTCTGGCCCCGTGGGACATGGAAGGAAGACCAATTTCATTCTCTCCATGTCGCGACAGGAACAAGACACCGCGGCCATCGTCAACGCCATCGGACCCCATGGTGTGATTAACGAGAACGTCTCCACACCAAACCGGCGGCTAACAGCCTCTGGTGGAATCACGCACGACTTCTCGGAGAACAGTCGACTGAACATCCGCTACGCCACACGACTCAACACCAACCAGAACTTCGGTGTCGGAGGCCTGGTGCTCCCAGAGGCTGGCTATAACCGAGCGAACCGCGA contains the following coding sequences:
- a CDS encoding response regulator transcription factor, whose protein sequence is MLIMVAEDEEELALVLRRGLTEHNHTVALAMDGEEALHLAEVHAYDALILDIMMPIRNGLEVARSLRRKMIDTPILMLTARDSNEDIVMGLDAGADDYLVKPFSMKVLLARLRALSRRSVQPPTDVLRVSDLSLDPIAHHVISGGHAVSITPTEYRILEHLMRRAGRVASRDSIIDSAWGPAEEVEYNTVDSYIKSLRDKLERNGQQRVIHTVRGYGYVVRECA
- a CDS encoding sensor histidine kinase, which produces MKNFAFPRTLRFRITLLTALLLLVTFALTSVFVLYSVRHAYEETVDLELRARFQAAKETLSETKTRVDWAEVLEDQEALGPAGAWMQISDSKGQFLYRSDALRALPPPQQQSKFSDNGSLRTVRINHRLMRVLTGPFDEAIVQIALPLNEFSEMVEKLEWMFITTLPLILSLAILGGHWLGGRSLKPVEDFEATLARITTSNLSERLIVDGAGDELERLAATANEMLTRLEASFDTIARFTADASHELRTPVAIVQTTGEVILMADRTPDEHQQAWRTVLMQTDRMGRLIEDLLVLARTDCREPETSFEPLDLGTCIADAIRDVRILAETAEITLTATLVTPCIVIGDTDALRRVFLIILENAVKYTPAGGTIEVSMKCNRRGIQETAIVSIRDTGIGIHEQDLPRIFERFYRVSRDRSRRTGGAGLGLSIAQSFILRHNGTISVTSVPLQGSVFDIELPLSNSAVFTESPE
- a CDS encoding YncE family protein encodes the protein MIRRTICADNLEGKSPMRAMPLFAAILTTTASLLAQSPASYHVSHTYVLGGTGGWDYIIPDPSSHRLFIAREDRVMVVDEETGKLTAEIKEIHGAHGTAIATGTGHGFLTSSEDKSVVMFDTKTLAILKRIPAADDADAIVYDNVSGRVFSLNGDANSTTVIDAKQGTLIKNLPLGGKPEYGAAAGDGKLYVNLEDKNEIAEVDTAKLAVTRRWSTGTCKLPVSMAIDTKHHRLFSGCRSGVMAVSDYVAGKVITTLPIEKGVDGGGFDPALGDIFMSNADGTLSVFHQDGPDTYHAVQSVVTPVGSRNLGVDPVKHRVYLVSAKFGPMTAGGKRGPVLPDTFTLMVVER